A section of the Thermoleophilaceae bacterium genome encodes:
- a CDS encoding VOC family protein has product MEISLDHCVIHVSDRARSNAFYRDILGAELIGDADGVAMYRFGGQQLNVHGPGAEPEPLARVPVPPGGSDLCFVWPGPISAAIDHLREHGVETELGPVPRRGARGEGTSVYFRDPDGSLLEFISYE; this is encoded by the coding sequence ATGGAAATTAGTCTCGACCATTGCGTGATCCACGTGTCCGACAGGGCGCGTTCGAACGCCTTCTACCGCGACATCCTCGGTGCGGAGCTGATCGGCGACGCCGACGGTGTCGCGATGTACCGCTTCGGTGGACAGCAGCTGAATGTCCACGGCCCCGGCGCCGAGCCGGAGCCGCTCGCGCGCGTTCCCGTGCCGCCCGGTGGCAGCGACCTCTGCTTCGTGTGGCCCGGACCCATTTCCGCGGCCATCGACCACCTGCGAGAACACGGCGTGGAGACCGAGCTTGGACCCGTCCCTCGCCGTGGCGCCCGCGGCGAGGGCACGAGCGTCTACTTCCGCGATCCGGACGGCAGCCTGCTCGAGTTCATCTCCTATGAGTGA